From the Manis javanica isolate MJ-LG chromosome 13, MJ_LKY, whole genome shotgun sequence genome, one window contains:
- the CNN2 gene encoding calponin-2 isoform X1, which translates to MSSTQFNKGPSYGLSAEVKNRLLSKYDPQKEEELRGWIEGLTGLSIGPDFQKGLKDGIILCTLMNKLKPGSVPKINRSMQNWHQLENLSNFIKAMVSYGMNPVDLFEANDLFESGNMTQVQVSLLALAGKAKTKGLQSSVDIGVKYSEKQERNFDDATMKAGQCVIGLQMGTNKCASQSGMTAYGTRRHLYDPKNHILPPMDHSTISLQMGTNKCASQVGMTAPGTRRHIYDTKLGTDKCDNSSMSLQMGYTQGANQSGQVFGLGRQIYDPKYCPQGPVSDGAPEAAGDCSDPGEAPEYTPYYQEEAGY; encoded by the exons CTCCTGTCCAAATATGACCCTCAGAAGGAGGAAGAACTCCGCGGCTGGATCGAGGGACTCACGGGCCTCTCCATCGGCCCCGACTTCCAGAAGGGCTTGAAGGATGGAATTATCTTGTGCAC ACTCATGAATAAGCTGAAGCCGGGCTCAGTCCCCAAGATCAACCGGTCCATGCAGAATTGGCACCAG ctAGAAAACCTCTCCAACTTCATCAAGGCCATGGTCAGCTACGGCATGAACCCTGTGGACCTGTTTGAAGCCAACGACCTGTTTGAGAGTGGCAACATGACCCAGGTGCAGGTGTCTCTTCTTGCCCTGGCGGGAaag gccaAGACAAAGGGGCTGCAGAGCAGCGTGGACATCGGAGTCAAGTACTCGGAGAAGCAGGAGCGGAATTTCGATGACGCCACCATGAAGGCGGGCCAGTGTGTCATTGGGCTCCAG ATGGGCACCAACAAGTGTGCCAGCCAGTCGGGCATGACGGCTTACGGCACCAGAAGGCACCTGTACGACCCCAAGAACCACATCCTGCCACCCATGGACCACTCCACCATCAGCCTCCAGATGGGCACCAACAAGTGTGCCAGCCAG GTGGGCATGACGGCTCCTGGGACCCGGAGGCACATCTATGACACCAAGCTGGGGACCGACAAGTGTGACAACTCCTCCATGTCCCTGCAGATGGGCTACACGCAGGGTGCTAACCAGAGCGGCCAGGTCTTTGGCTTGGGCCGGCAGATATATGACCCCAAGTACTGCCCACAAGGCCCAGTGTCCGATGGGGCCCCGGAGGCTGCCGGCGACTGCTCAGACCCAGGGGAGGCCCCGGAATACACCCCGTACTACCAGGAAGAGGCAGGCTACTGA
- the CNN2 gene encoding calponin-2 isoform X2, whose protein sequence is MGKQGPSAGDPYANDSRCRWLLSKYDPQKEEELRGWIEGLTGLSIGPDFQKGLKDGIILCTLMNKLKPGSVPKINRSMQNWHQLENLSNFIKAMVSYGMNPVDLFEANDLFESGNMTQVQVSLLALAGKAKTKGLQSSVDIGVKYSEKQERNFDDATMKAGQCVIGLQMGTNKCASQSGMTAYGTRRHLYDPKNHILPPMDHSTISLQMGTNKCASQVGMTAPGTRRHIYDTKLGTDKCDNSSMSLQMGYTQGANQSGQVFGLGRQIYDPKYCPQGPVSDGAPEAAGDCSDPGEAPEYTPYYQEEAGY, encoded by the exons CTCCTGTCCAAATATGACCCTCAGAAGGAGGAAGAACTCCGCGGCTGGATCGAGGGACTCACGGGCCTCTCCATCGGCCCCGACTTCCAGAAGGGCTTGAAGGATGGAATTATCTTGTGCAC ACTCATGAATAAGCTGAAGCCGGGCTCAGTCCCCAAGATCAACCGGTCCATGCAGAATTGGCACCAG ctAGAAAACCTCTCCAACTTCATCAAGGCCATGGTCAGCTACGGCATGAACCCTGTGGACCTGTTTGAAGCCAACGACCTGTTTGAGAGTGGCAACATGACCCAGGTGCAGGTGTCTCTTCTTGCCCTGGCGGGAaag gccaAGACAAAGGGGCTGCAGAGCAGCGTGGACATCGGAGTCAAGTACTCGGAGAAGCAGGAGCGGAATTTCGATGACGCCACCATGAAGGCGGGCCAGTGTGTCATTGGGCTCCAG ATGGGCACCAACAAGTGTGCCAGCCAGTCGGGCATGACGGCTTACGGCACCAGAAGGCACCTGTACGACCCCAAGAACCACATCCTGCCACCCATGGACCACTCCACCATCAGCCTCCAGATGGGCACCAACAAGTGTGCCAGCCAG GTGGGCATGACGGCTCCTGGGACCCGGAGGCACATCTATGACACCAAGCTGGGGACCGACAAGTGTGACAACTCCTCCATGTCCCTGCAGATGGGCTACACGCAGGGTGCTAACCAGAGCGGCCAGGTCTTTGGCTTGGGCCGGCAGATATATGACCCCAAGTACTGCCCACAAGGCCCAGTGTCCGATGGGGCCCCGGAGGCTGCCGGCGACTGCTCAGACCCAGGGGAGGCCCCGGAATACACCCCGTACTACCAGGAAGAGGCAGGCTACTGA